In one Hymenobacter sp. DG25B genomic region, the following are encoded:
- a CDS encoding 3-deoxy-D-manno-octulosonic acid transferase: MRFLYSLALQLYALLLQLVAPFVPKAAQWVEGRRGLLPRIQEALRQETAPLAWFHCASLGEFEQGRPLMEAYKARHPDHKIVLTFFSPSGYTVRHTWPGAAYVFYLPLDTAHNAQAFLDAVQPRLAVFVKYEFWYHFLTELQRRQVPSICVSAIFRPEQVFFKPWGGFFRQVLGRFTHIFTQNQASTELLRTIGLTRSSVAGDTRFDTVVQTASAAPRQLPMVDAFVDDWAPVFIIGSSWPEDMPVLTPLLRQYSQDLRFIVAPHEISETNLRLVEEALPGSVVRYSQARPETVAEARVLLMDNVGLLSQLYRFGHFAYIGGAFGKGLHNTLEAAAFGLPLFFGPTYQKFQEAKDLVAMGCAFPVNSAEELLNTFGPLFHNEDRRLKVQDVSLDYVHDHSGATRKIMTWLESSVKEKSA, encoded by the coding sequence TTGCGTTTCCTGTATTCTCTGGCCCTGCAACTCTACGCGCTGCTGCTGCAGCTGGTAGCGCCCTTTGTGCCCAAAGCGGCGCAATGGGTGGAGGGCCGGCGTGGGCTGTTACCGCGCATTCAGGAAGCGCTGCGCCAGGAAACGGCGCCTCTGGCCTGGTTTCACTGCGCCTCTTTGGGCGAGTTTGAGCAGGGCCGCCCCCTGATGGAAGCCTACAAGGCCCGCCACCCGGACCATAAAATTGTTCTCACGTTCTTCTCGCCCTCCGGCTACACGGTGCGCCACACCTGGCCCGGGGCTGCCTACGTTTTCTATCTGCCGCTTGATACCGCCCACAATGCCCAGGCTTTTCTGGATGCGGTGCAGCCCCGGCTGGCGGTTTTTGTGAAGTACGAGTTCTGGTACCACTTTCTCACGGAGCTGCAGCGGCGGCAGGTGCCGTCCATCTGCGTATCGGCTATTTTCCGGCCGGAGCAGGTGTTTTTCAAGCCCTGGGGTGGTTTCTTCCGCCAGGTGCTAGGCCGCTTCACGCACATTTTCACTCAAAACCAGGCCTCTACGGAACTGCTGCGCACCATTGGCCTCACCCGGAGCAGCGTAGCCGGCGACACCCGCTTTGATACCGTGGTGCAAACGGCCTCGGCTGCGCCCCGCCAGCTGCCGATGGTTGATGCATTCGTGGACGACTGGGCGCCAGTCTTTATCATCGGTAGCAGCTGGCCGGAAGATATGCCTGTGCTTACGCCCCTGCTGCGCCAGTATTCCCAGGACCTGCGCTTCATTGTGGCCCCGCACGAAATCAGCGAAACCAATTTGCGGCTGGTGGAAGAAGCCCTGCCGGGCAGCGTGGTGCGCTACTCCCAGGCCCGCCCGGAAACGGTGGCCGAGGCCCGCGTGCTGCTGATGGATAACGTGGGGCTGCTGAGTCAGCTGTATCGGTTTGGGCATTTTGCCTACATCGGTGGGGCCTTTGGCAAGGGTTTGCACAACACGCTGGAAGCGGCTGCCTTCGGCTTGCCGCTGTTCTTTGGACCTACGTACCAGAAGTTTCAGGAAGCAAAGGATCTGGTGGCCATGGGGTGTGCTTTCCCGGTGAACTCAGCCGAGGAGTTGCTGAACACATTTGGCCCCCTTTTTCACAATGAAGACCGCCGCCTGAAGGTGCAGGACGTGAGCCTGGATTACGTGCACGACCATAGCGGGGCCACGCGCAAAATCATGACCTGGCTGGAAAGCAGCGTAAAAGAAAAGTCAGCCTGA
- a CDS encoding alpha/beta fold hydrolase encodes MKRYLLSFILVFVLLPGFRAQASSSADAIKVEVVGKKNGRPLLLVPGYVAPGELWRETAAALGRRYQCHVVTLAGTGGVAPMQVAPTDSYYTTYARALADYVREHKLRRPVLVAHQTGGMMAMRAATDFPELFGGLVLLEALPAPFAVANPHLTTDSLKLPARDKMMPMLLNMPQPTFLQQQKMFISTWATDTAQQRRILGWAAQADRATWANIVYESMTTDLRPALPRLQVPVLLLGIWVAGKAVQPDLTAAKVKPMFERQLATAGKGVEVRLNDTAREFMMLDDPKWTLTNIEQYLAAHPAKP; translated from the coding sequence ATGAAACGTTACCTGCTCTCCTTCATCCTCGTGTTTGTTTTGTTGCCGGGCTTCCGCGCTCAGGCCTCTTCTTCCGCTGATGCCATTAAGGTGGAAGTGGTAGGGAAGAAAAATGGCCGGCCGCTGTTGCTGGTGCCTGGCTACGTGGCCCCCGGTGAGCTGTGGCGCGAAACCGCCGCCGCGCTGGGCCGCCGCTATCAGTGCCACGTGGTTACGCTGGCCGGCACCGGCGGCGTGGCCCCCATGCAGGTGGCCCCTACTGATTCCTACTACACCACTTATGCCCGCGCCCTGGCCGACTATGTGCGGGAGCACAAACTGCGCCGGCCGGTGTTGGTAGCGCACCAAACCGGTGGCATGATGGCCATGCGGGCCGCCACCGACTTCCCCGAATTATTCGGCGGCCTGGTACTGCTGGAAGCCCTACCCGCTCCCTTTGCCGTTGCTAACCCCCACCTGACTACCGATTCTCTAAAGCTCCCCGCCCGCGACAAAATGATGCCCATGCTGCTGAACATGCCGCAGCCTACCTTCCTGCAGCAGCAGAAAATGTTCATCAGCACCTGGGCTACTGATACCGCGCAGCAGCGCCGCATTCTGGGCTGGGCAGCGCAGGCCGACCGCGCCACCTGGGCCAACATTGTATACGAGAGCATGACCACTGACCTGCGCCCCGCCCTGCCCCGCCTGCAGGTGCCCGTACTGCTCCTGGGCATTTGGGTGGCCGGCAAAGCCGTGCAGCCCGACCTCACCGCAGCCAAAGTAAAGCCCATGTTTGAGCGGCAGCTGGCCACAGCCGGCAAAGGCGTAGAAGTACGCCTCAACGATACGGCCCGCGAGTTTATGATGCTGGATGACCCCAAGTGGACGCTGACAAACATTGAGCAATACCTGGCGGCGCATCCGGCCAAACCCTAA
- a CDS encoding enoyl-CoA hydratase-related protein, translated as MEFITVTPEARPHVALIQLNRPKELNALNLQLMQEVAAALKDLCANDAVRVIVLTGNERAFAAGADIKQMAGRTAIDMLTIDQFSTWDQIRKTHKPLIAAVSGFALGGGCELAMTCDMIVASETAQFGQPEIRIGTMPGAGGTQRLTRALGKTRAMEMVLTGKPISAQEAEKHGLVNRVVPVGQYLEEAFRLAASIAEMSPVAARLAKESVNRAFETHLDEGLHFERKNFYMTFASEDQKEGMAAFVEKRKADFKGR; from the coding sequence ATGGAATTTATAACCGTAACCCCCGAGGCCCGGCCGCACGTGGCTCTTATTCAGCTAAACCGCCCCAAGGAGTTGAATGCTCTGAATCTGCAGCTGATGCAGGAAGTAGCCGCCGCCCTGAAGGACTTGTGCGCCAATGATGCCGTCCGCGTGATTGTGCTCACCGGCAATGAGCGGGCCTTTGCCGCCGGCGCCGACATCAAGCAGATGGCGGGCCGCACCGCCATTGATATGCTGACCATTGACCAGTTCAGCACCTGGGACCAGATCCGCAAAACGCATAAGCCGCTGATTGCCGCCGTGTCGGGTTTTGCGCTGGGCGGGGGCTGTGAGCTGGCCATGACCTGCGACATGATTGTGGCTTCCGAAACCGCGCAGTTTGGGCAGCCCGAAATCCGGATTGGCACCATGCCGGGCGCGGGCGGTACCCAGCGCCTCACACGCGCCCTGGGCAAGACCCGGGCCATGGAAATGGTGCTTACCGGCAAACCTATTTCGGCACAGGAGGCGGAAAAGCACGGGCTGGTAAACCGGGTGGTGCCCGTGGGCCAGTATCTGGAAGAGGCCTTCCGGCTGGCCGCCAGCATTGCGGAAATGTCGCCGGTGGCGGCGCGGCTGGCCAAGGAATCCGTAAACCGGGCGTTTGAAACCCACCTGGATGAAGGCCTGCACTTCGAGCGCAAAAACTTTTACATGACGTTTGCTTCCGAAGACCAGAAGGAAGGTATGGCGGCCTTCGTGGAAAAACGCAAAGCCGATTTTAAAGGTCGCTAA
- a CDS encoding GNAT family N-acetyltransferase: protein MITTPRLQLLPCRPEHFAAMLQPDLPALAQLLHVEPDIDWLQQDLVWEVVSQAAQFLTEHPEAAHWWLYFFIHAEYQQVVGVGGFKGPPTQGTVELGYSIAPHFRQQGYATEATRGMLQFAFDHPEILQVLAHTLPGINYSTQVLAKTGFTFQQVIEDPEDGLVWQWRLLKPDYSV from the coding sequence ATGATAACCACTCCTCGCCTGCAACTGCTTCCCTGCCGACCGGAGCATTTTGCGGCCATGCTGCAGCCGGATCTGCCAGCATTAGCTCAGCTGCTCCACGTGGAGCCAGATATAGACTGGCTGCAGCAGGACCTGGTGTGGGAGGTGGTGTCTCAAGCCGCGCAGTTTCTGACAGAGCATCCGGAAGCAGCCCATTGGTGGCTGTATTTTTTTATTCATGCAGAATATCAGCAGGTGGTGGGCGTGGGCGGCTTCAAAGGCCCTCCCACCCAAGGCACCGTAGAGCTGGGCTACAGTATAGCGCCGCATTTTCGGCAGCAGGGTTATGCCACTGAAGCCACACGAGGTATGCTTCAGTTTGCTTTTGACCACCCGGAAATTTTGCAGGTGCTGGCCCACACGCTTCCCGGCATCAATTATTCTACTCAGGTGCTGGCTAAAACGGGTTTCACTTTTCAGCAAGTAATAGAGGACCCTGAGGATGGTTTGGTGTGGCAATGGCGCCTTTTAAAGCCCGACTATTCCGTGTAA
- a CDS encoding peptidylprolyl isomerase — MKTAEIHTNKGVMKVEFYEKDAPNTVKNFTDLAKKGFYDGLKFHRVIPNFVIQGGCPNSRDGAKGAPGTGGPGYKIDCELTGDHQYHERGALSMAHAGRNTGGSQFFIVHDRQNTAHLDRNHTVFGKVVEGIDIIDQIKANDTIEKIVVSEEA; from the coding sequence ATGAAAACCGCCGAAATCCACACCAATAAGGGTGTTATGAAAGTGGAGTTCTACGAAAAGGACGCTCCCAACACGGTTAAAAACTTCACCGATCTGGCCAAGAAAGGCTTCTACGACGGGCTGAAGTTTCACCGCGTGATTCCCAACTTCGTAATTCAGGGCGGCTGCCCCAACTCCCGCGACGGTGCCAAAGGCGCGCCCGGCACCGGCGGCCCCGGCTACAAAATTGACTGCGAGCTGACCGGCGACCATCAGTACCATGAGCGCGGCGCCCTGAGCATGGCCCACGCCGGCCGCAACACCGGTGGCTCGCAGTTCTTCATTGTGCACGACCGGCAGAACACCGCCCACCTCGACCGCAACCACACCGTGTTCGGTAAAGTGGTAGAAGGCATTGACATCATCGACCAGATTAAAGCCAACGACACGATTGAGAAAATTGTGGTAAGCGAAGAGGCATAA
- a CDS encoding RNA polymerase sigma factor: MPAANALLFDELYRTHHRRVQRLCLGYCGGDTDTANDLQQEVFLRVWLNLDKFRQEAALSTWLYRICMNTCLLWVRQTKRRPEAAGSTLPDVPTPPPDPQAGQLARLHRALGQLPEADRLLMMLVLDELPYPRIAEICDQTEGNVRVRLHRIRQRLAQLLQYVPEEDDAF; encoded by the coding sequence ATGCCTGCTGCCAATGCTTTGCTGTTTGATGAGTTGTACCGAACCCACCACCGCCGGGTGCAGCGCCTGTGCCTGGGCTACTGCGGCGGCGACACGGACACCGCCAACGACCTGCAGCAGGAAGTATTCCTGCGGGTGTGGTTGAACCTGGACAAATTTCGGCAGGAGGCGGCACTCAGCACCTGGCTCTACCGCATCTGCATGAATACCTGCCTGCTGTGGGTGCGCCAGACCAAGCGCCGCCCGGAAGCCGCCGGTAGCACCCTTCCCGATGTGCCCACGCCACCCCCGGACCCGCAGGCAGGCCAACTGGCCCGCCTGCACCGCGCCCTGGGCCAGCTGCCCGAAGCCGACCGCCTGCTGATGATGCTGGTGCTGGATGAGCTACCCTACCCGCGCATCGCCGAAATCTGTGACCAGACCGAGGGCAATGTGCGCGTACGCCTGCACCGCATCCGCCAGCGCCTGGCCCAACTTCTCCAATACGTACCCGAAGAAGACGATGCTTTCTGA
- a CDS encoding c-type cytochrome, whose translation MKKIFKILGGVLAIGVLAVLGFVVWVQARGIPTYDTPKLPVQPVAITPARVLQGQKIVTAMCADCHLDRQTNALTGKFINDLPPEFGKLYSANITQDKAHGIGAWTDAELVGLFRTGIGRDGRFRMVMPNFVHMSDEDVNSVIAFLRSNNALVQAKPIPSHEQEPSFLGKMLVNTVMKPTPVPTKPVLTPDTTDGVAYGRYLVVGRYKCYDCHSKDFKTNNALVPEQSEGYLAGGTRLLTPTGEEIMSRNITCDEETGIGDWTEAQFVQAVRYGKAPNGLLKLPMPKFSLMSEQEAQAIYAYLHTVPKLKNATAEDGAVAAR comes from the coding sequence ATGAAAAAAATATTCAAAATTCTGGGCGGGGTGCTGGCAATTGGCGTGCTGGCAGTCCTGGGGTTTGTGGTATGGGTTCAGGCCCGGGGCATCCCCACGTATGATACTCCCAAACTACCCGTGCAGCCAGTAGCAATTACACCGGCCCGGGTGCTGCAGGGCCAAAAGATAGTAACAGCCATGTGCGCCGACTGCCACCTGGACCGCCAAACCAATGCCCTGACCGGCAAGTTTATAAACGACCTGCCCCCGGAATTCGGGAAGCTCTACTCCGCCAATATCACGCAGGACAAAGCCCACGGCATTGGCGCCTGGACCGATGCCGAGCTGGTAGGCCTGTTCCGCACCGGCATTGGCCGTGATGGCCGCTTCCGGATGGTGATGCCCAATTTCGTGCATATGTCTGATGAGGATGTGAACAGCGTTATTGCGTTTCTGCGCTCCAATAATGCCCTGGTGCAGGCCAAGCCCATTCCCTCGCACGAGCAGGAGCCATCTTTCCTGGGTAAGATGCTGGTGAATACCGTGATGAAACCCACGCCCGTGCCCACCAAACCCGTGCTGACTCCCGATACCACGGATGGGGTGGCCTACGGCCGCTACCTGGTAGTGGGCCGCTACAAGTGCTACGACTGCCACTCCAAGGATTTCAAAACCAACAATGCCCTGGTGCCTGAGCAGTCAGAAGGCTACCTGGCCGGCGGCACCAGGCTGCTGACGCCCACGGGCGAGGAGATTATGAGCCGCAACATTACCTGTGATGAGGAAACCGGCATCGGCGACTGGACCGAAGCGCAGTTTGTGCAGGCCGTGCGCTACGGGAAGGCCCCCAATGGCCTCCTGAAACTGCCCATGCCCAAATTCTCGCTGATGTCGGAGCAGGAAGCCCAGGCTATTTACGCTTATCTGCATACGGTGCCCAAACTCAAGAATGCAACCGCCGAAGATGGCGCAGTGGCAGCACGCTAA
- a CDS encoding fasciclin domain-containing protein — protein sequence MKKTLRTTSLALFAAAFSLGLASCGDQKTTETTETTINPNPTVDSAALMTDSARMGKPAGVEVGGAMMTPDKDIVDNAVNSKDLTTLVAAVKAAGLVETLKGSGPFTVFAPTNAAFNELPNGAVAGLMKPESKEKLAGVLKYHVIAGRIMASDLHDGQELTTVNGEKVKVTVNNGQVMINNAAVTIPDVVSSNGVTHVINQVLLPPAAN from the coding sequence ATGAAAAAGACCCTGCGTACCACCTCTCTGGCCCTGTTCGCGGCCGCCTTCTCCCTGGGCCTGGCCAGCTGCGGCGACCAGAAAACCACCGAAACCACGGAAACGACCATCAACCCCAACCCAACCGTAGACTCGGCGGCTTTGATGACGGACTCTGCGCGCATGGGCAAGCCCGCAGGCGTAGAAGTAGGCGGTGCCATGATGACGCCCGATAAAGACATTGTAGACAATGCCGTGAACTCTAAAGACCTCACCACGCTGGTAGCCGCCGTGAAAGCCGCCGGGCTGGTAGAGACCCTGAAGGGCAGCGGCCCGTTCACCGTTTTTGCGCCCACCAATGCCGCTTTTAATGAATTGCCAAACGGCGCGGTGGCGGGCCTGATGAAGCCGGAAAGCAAAGAGAAGCTGGCCGGCGTGCTGAAATACCACGTTATCGCCGGCCGAATTATGGCCTCCGACCTGCATGACGGACAGGAGCTGACCACCGTGAACGGGGAAAAGGTGAAAGTAACCGTGAACAACGGCCAGGTAATGATTAACAATGCCGCCGTTACCATTCCGGATGTAGTATCCAGCAACGGTGTAACGCACGTGATAAACCAGGTGCTGCTGCCGCCGGCTGCCAATTAA
- a CDS encoding sigma 54-interacting transcriptional regulator, with the protein MIPSTISTLGALKKSGYQPRSVKEELRANLIQKLRNKEEVFPGIYGYEETVIPDLQRAILAGHHINLLGLRGQAKTRIARLLVNLLDEYVPVVAGSELNDDPLQPLSVFAKNLIAEKGDDTPVTWLHRDERYTEKLATPDVSVADLIGDADPIKAATLKLPYSDERVIHFGLIPRAHRGIFVINELPDLQARIQVSLFNILQEGDIQIRGFKVRLPLDIQFVFTANPEDYTNRGSIVTPLKDRIDAQIITHYPKSIEIGKRITKQEARIKEDQKGMVTSNEIMHDLVEQVAVEARGSEFVDAKSGVSARLTISAYEQVVAGAERRALINGEKNTYVRVADFISAVPAITGKVELVYEGEQEGAGIVAEKLMGKAIRTLFLSYFPDPDKAKKLKGRPSPYKTVQDWFGSGHTVDILHDASTKDYRAALDQVPGLRDIVTELHPKEDKETTYFLMEFLLHGLSEYSLISRNRLTAGAQFKDLLSSMFTMPSFGEDDDEEDEDERPQRGRRR; encoded by the coding sequence ATGATCCCATCTACCATAAGCACCCTCGGTGCCCTGAAGAAATCCGGCTATCAGCCCCGCTCCGTTAAAGAAGAACTGCGCGCTAACCTCATTCAGAAGCTGCGCAACAAAGAAGAAGTGTTTCCCGGCATTTATGGCTACGAGGAAACCGTAATTCCAGACCTGCAGCGCGCTATCTTGGCCGGCCACCACATTAACCTGCTGGGTTTGCGGGGCCAGGCTAAAACCCGCATTGCCCGCTTGCTGGTAAACCTGCTGGATGAGTACGTGCCCGTAGTGGCCGGCTCCGAGCTGAACGATGACCCATTGCAGCCTTTATCGGTATTCGCCAAAAATCTTATTGCTGAAAAAGGGGACGACACGCCCGTAACCTGGCTGCACCGCGACGAGCGCTACACCGAAAAGCTGGCTACGCCCGATGTATCCGTGGCAGACCTTATCGGCGACGCCGACCCTATTAAAGCGGCTACCCTGAAGCTGCCCTACTCCGATGAGCGGGTAATTCACTTTGGCCTGATTCCCCGGGCGCACCGCGGCATTTTCGTGATTAACGAGCTGCCCGATTTGCAGGCCCGCATTCAAGTGTCCCTGTTCAATATTCTGCAGGAAGGCGACATCCAGATTCGGGGTTTCAAGGTGCGCCTGCCGCTGGATATCCAGTTTGTGTTCACGGCCAACCCCGAGGACTACACCAACAGGGGCTCCATTGTTACGCCGCTCAAAGACCGGATTGACGCTCAGATTATCACGCACTATCCCAAGAGCATCGAAATCGGCAAGCGCATCACCAAGCAGGAAGCCCGCATTAAAGAGGATCAGAAAGGCATGGTGACGAGCAACGAAATCATGCACGATTTGGTGGAGCAAGTGGCCGTGGAAGCCCGTGGCTCCGAGTTTGTGGATGCTAAATCGGGCGTTTCGGCGCGTCTTACCATTTCCGCTTACGAGCAGGTAGTGGCCGGGGCCGAGCGTCGGGCGCTCATCAATGGCGAAAAGAACACCTACGTGCGCGTAGCCGACTTTATTTCGGCGGTGCCCGCCATTACCGGTAAGGTGGAGCTGGTGTATGAAGGCGAGCAGGAGGGAGCCGGCATTGTGGCCGAAAAGCTGATGGGTAAAGCCATCCGCACGCTGTTCCTGAGCTACTTCCCCGACCCTGATAAGGCCAAGAAGCTAAAAGGCCGCCCTTCGCCCTACAAAACGGTGCAGGACTGGTTTGGCAGCGGCCACACCGTGGATATTCTGCACGATGCCTCCACCAAAGACTACCGCGCCGCCCTGGACCAGGTGCCCGGCTTGCGAGACATCGTGACGGAGCTGCACCCCAAGGAGGATAAGGAAACCACCTATTTCCTGATGGAATTCCTGCTGCACGGCCTTTCCGAGTACAGCCTCATTTCCCGCAACCGCCTCACGGCCGGGGCGCAGTTTAAAGACCTGCTTTCCTCCATGTTCACCATGCCCAGCTTTGGCGAAGATGATGACGAGGAAGACGAGGATGAGCGCCCCCAGCGCGGCCGTCGCCGGTAG
- a CDS encoding Fur family transcriptional regulator translates to MSHLTDNAPLHSTPPSRPRLRELLGQAGLRATQQRILILESLTQFSGHPTAEQVHRSVVGVSPTISLGTVYKALDSFVAAGLTKRVAAADGTSRRYDADCSAHHHLFCTDTQEIIDYCDPQLDALIRDFFATRGLKNFQPTSFSLHITGSRLDAQQND, encoded by the coding sequence GTGAGCCACTTAACTGACAACGCGCCTTTGCACTCTACCCCGCCCAGCCGGCCGCGCCTGCGTGAGCTGTTGGGGCAGGCCGGCCTGCGCGCCACGCAGCAGCGCATCCTGATTCTAGAGAGTTTAACCCAATTCAGTGGCCACCCGACCGCCGAGCAGGTGCACCGCTCCGTGGTGGGGGTTTCGCCCACTATTTCTCTGGGTACGGTATACAAGGCCTTGGATAGCTTTGTGGCGGCCGGCCTGACCAAGCGGGTAGCGGCGGCCGATGGCACCTCGCGCCGCTATGATGCCGACTGCTCCGCCCACCATCATCTGTTTTGCACCGATACGCAGGAAATCATTGATTACTGCGACCCGCAGCTGGATGCCCTCATCCGGGACTTCTTCGCTACCCGCGGGCTCAAAAATTTTCAGCCTACTTCCTTTTCGCTGCACATTACCGGCTCCCGCCTGGATGCGCAGCAGAATGACTAA
- the rsgA gene encoding ribosome small subunit-dependent GTPase A, whose product MTGTIVKSTGSWYIVREAGTRKLHRCRLRGKFKNQGLKVSNPLAVGDQVDFTVEEQTEGAGVIHHIEPRRNYIIRRSVHKSEHSHIVAANLDQALLVVTLVSPATSFGFIDRFLVTAEAYHIPVTLIFNKTDLYDEELAHYQEQILNMYQRTGYPGLRCSAHTGEGVAEIEALLEGKVTLLSGHSGVGKSTLINALVPDLALKTAEISQFSDKGVHTTTFAEMLEVRPGTYLIDTPGIKELGLVDMKPGELAHYFPEMRALLGQCRYHNCQHQHEPGCAVREAVEKGRIALPRYDSYLSMLAGEDNRK is encoded by the coding sequence ATGACCGGAACCATCGTCAAATCAACGGGCTCGTGGTATATAGTGCGGGAGGCCGGCACCCGTAAGCTGCACCGCTGCCGCCTACGGGGCAAGTTTAAAAACCAGGGCCTGAAGGTGAGCAACCCCCTGGCCGTGGGCGACCAGGTAGATTTCACAGTAGAAGAGCAAACCGAAGGCGCCGGCGTGATTCACCACATTGAGCCGCGCCGCAACTACATTATCCGGCGCTCGGTGCACAAAAGTGAGCACTCCCACATTGTAGCCGCCAACCTGGACCAGGCGCTGCTGGTGGTTACGCTGGTTTCGCCGGCTACTTCGTTTGGATTTATTGACCGGTTTCTGGTAACGGCCGAAGCCTACCACATTCCCGTTACGCTCATCTTCAACAAAACCGACTTATACGACGAGGAGCTGGCCCACTATCAGGAGCAGATTCTAAATATGTACCAGCGCACCGGCTACCCGGGTTTGCGCTGCTCGGCGCACACCGGCGAGGGCGTGGCGGAGATTGAAGCGTTGCTGGAAGGCAAGGTGACGCTGCTTTCGGGCCACTCGGGTGTGGGCAAGAGCACGCTGATTAATGCCCTAGTGCCCGATTTGGCGCTGAAAACCGCCGAAATCAGCCAGTTTTCTGATAAAGGCGTGCACACCACCACCTTTGCCGAGATGCTGGAGGTGCGCCCCGGCACCTACTTAATTGATACGCCCGGCATTAAAGAGCTGGGCCTGGTAGACATGAAACCCGGCGAGCTGGCGCACTATTTTCCGGAGATGCGCGCCCTGCTGGGCCAGTGCCGCTACCACAACTGCCAGCACCAGCACGAGCCCGGCTGCGCCGTGCGCGAAGCCGTGGAGAAAGGCCGCATTGCCCTGCCCCGCTACGACAGCTACCTGAGTATGCTGGCCGGCGAGGACAACCGGAAGTAA
- a CDS encoding peroxiredoxin has product MAVLVGKRAPSFKATAVIDGEFEEDFSLDRYLGKKHVIFYFYPADFTFVCPTEIIAFQDRLADFEAKGVAIVGCSTDTHFSHFAWLQTPRDNGGISGVTYPLVADATKTIASNYDVLGGHFDYTEAGEMTFVGSPLAYRGLFLIDKDGIVRHQVVNDGPLGRSIDEAMRMVDALQYFEKNGEVCPANWEEGKEAMEATREGVANYLGKHAAH; this is encoded by the coding sequence ATGGCAGTTCTTGTTGGCAAGCGCGCTCCTTCGTTTAAAGCTACCGCCGTTATCGATGGCGAATTTGAAGAAGATTTCTCCCTGGACCGTTACCTGGGCAAAAAGCACGTTATCTTCTATTTCTATCCCGCTGACTTCACCTTTGTTTGCCCTACTGAAATCATTGCATTCCAGGACCGTCTGGCTGATTTTGAAGCAAAAGGCGTGGCCATTGTAGGCTGTTCTACCGATACCCACTTCTCGCACTTTGCCTGGCTGCAAACCCCGCGCGACAACGGCGGCATTTCCGGCGTAACCTACCCGCTGGTGGCCGATGCTACCAAGACCATTGCCTCGAACTACGATGTACTGGGCGGCCACTTTGACTACACTGAAGCCGGCGAAATGACCTTCGTAGGCTCGCCGCTGGCGTACCGCGGCCTGTTCCTGATTGATAAGGACGGCATTGTGCGCCACCAGGTGGTAAACGACGGTCCGCTGGGCCGCAGCATTGACGAAGCCATGCGTATGGTTGACGCGCTGCAGTACTTTGAGAAGAATGGTGAAGTGTGCCCCGCTAACTGGGAAGAAGGCAAAGAGGCTATGGAAGCTACCCGTGAGGGCGTAGCTAACTACCTCGGCAAGCACGCTGCTCATTAA
- a CDS encoding NAD(P)-dependent oxidoreductase produces MAQLALLGLGHMGQAMAANLLKAGHQLTVYNRTQEKAEPLVAMGATVAASPAEAVKQAEVVFTMVTGDAALQSLALGIDGFLPAMVPGSIHASCSTVAPATNQMLARLHEEHSTTLVSAPVFGKPDAVQAANLWVCLSGPEAAKSRLAPLWPAISQGQYDVGEDPGAASTVKLCGNFMLGAAIEAMAEAFTLAEKSGVSRQQIYEVMTGTIFNSPIYKSYGHMVATEDYKPLGAAPHILRKDLDLVMHEAQDHGVPMPIANIVFNHLTTTVARTAGDEDWTSFARRVSEEAGLRLPALT; encoded by the coding sequence ATGGCACAACTTGCGCTTTTGGGCCTGGGCCACATGGGTCAGGCCATGGCCGCCAACCTGCTGAAGGCCGGTCATCAGCTGACGGTATATAATCGCACCCAGGAAAAAGCCGAGCCCTTGGTGGCTATGGGCGCCACGGTGGCAGCCAGCCCGGCCGAAGCCGTAAAGCAGGCCGAAGTGGTATTTACCATGGTGACGGGTGACGCTGCGCTGCAGAGCCTGGCCCTGGGCATAGATGGTTTTTTGCCGGCTATGGTACCGGGCTCCATCCACGCCTCCTGCAGCACGGTGGCCCCTGCCACCAATCAAATGCTGGCCCGCCTGCACGAGGAGCACAGCACCACGCTGGTAAGTGCCCCGGTGTTTGGCAAGCCCGATGCCGTGCAGGCCGCTAACTTGTGGGTATGTTTGTCCGGGCCAGAGGCAGCCAAAAGCCGTTTAGCGCCGTTATGGCCCGCCATCAGTCAGGGTCAATATGATGTGGGCGAAGACCCGGGCGCGGCCAGTACCGTGAAGCTGTGCGGTAATTTTATGCTGGGCGCCGCCATTGAAGCCATGGCCGAAGCCTTTACGCTGGCGGAAAAAAGCGGCGTAAGCCGGCAGCAGATTTATGAAGTTATGACGGGCACCATCTTCAACAGCCCTATTTATAAAAGCTACGGCCATATGGTAGCTACCGAGGACTACAAGCCCTTGGGCGCGGCGCCCCACATCCTGCGCAAAGACCTGGACCTGGTGATGCACGAAGCTCAGGACCACGGCGTGCCCATGCCCATTGCCAACATCGTGTTCAATCACCTCACCACCACCGTGGCCCGCACCGCCGGCGACGAAGACTGGACGTCCTTTGCCAGGCGGGTATCGGAAGAAGCCGGCCTGCGGCTCCCGGCCCTGACTTAA